Part of the Streptomyces sp. NBC_01460 genome, ACACGACGGACCAGGCCGTCCGGGACGTGGGCCGCCTGATGGACCTGCCCGCTTTCGACAAGGAACCTTCCGGAGGTACGTCATGACCCGTTCGCCCACCCCCCGGGTGCTGATCGTCGGCGCGGGGCCGACCGGTCTCACCGCGGCCTGCACCCTGCTGCGGCACGGTGTGAAGGTCAGGGTCGTGGACCGCCGCCACGGGCCCACCGGCGCCCCCAAGGCCCTGATCCTGTGGAGCGGTGCCCTGGAGGTGCTCGACCGGCTGGAGACGGCGGTCGCGATCGGCGAGCGGTCGCTGCCGCTCACCGGCGCCTCGTACTGGTCGCGCGGGAGGAGGATCGCCGGACTGGGGTTCGGGGCCCTGCGCGGCACCCGCTTCCCCGGCCCGTTGTGCGTGCCGCAGCCCGTGACGGAGGAGCTGCTCTACGAGCGTCTGATCCAGCTGGGCGGCACCGTCGAATGGTCGACGGAGGCCGAGTCGGTCACGGTGGAGGCCGAGGAGGCCGCCGTCGTGCTGAACGGCCCCGACGGGGACCGCAGCACCGCACGCGCCCCTTGGCTGATCGCCGCCGACGGCGCGCACAGCAAGGTCCGCGAGGCCCTGGGCATCCCCTTCGAAGGCAGCACGTACGCCCGTGACTTCCTCCTCGGTGACGGGCTGCTGGAGGCCACCGGTGCCACTCCGCTGCCCCCCGCCGAGGCGCAGTACCACCTCACCCCCGACGGGGTGCTCGTCGTCGTCGCCCTCCCGGAGGGCGGCCACCGGGTCTTCTTCGACCTGCCGGCCGGCAGCGGCGAGGGGCCCCCGGACGACGCCGAGCTCCAGCAGCTCCTCGACGCCCGCGGACCTGGGGGCTGGACCCTGACGAGCACCGCGTGGACCAGCAGGTTCCGGGTGCACACCAAGGTCGCCGCGGCCTTCAGGTCGGGTCCGGTCCTCCTCGCCGGGGACGCCGCGCACTGCCACAGCCCGGCCGGAGGCCAGGGCCTCAACACCGGGGTGCAGGACGGCTACGACCTGGGCTGGAAGCTCGCGGCGGTGTGCTCGGGCGCGGACCCCGCCCTGCTCGACAGCTACGAGGCCGAGCGGCGGCCCAGCGCCGTCCGGGCCGTGGGCAACGCGGACCGGCAGACGAAGCTCTGGCTCCTGCGCTCGGTGGTCTCCCGCTTCCTCCGGGACACACTGCTCCGCAGGCTCTCGGCGAGCGGCGCGCTGGAGAAGCGGCTCGTACCCGAACTCGCTCAGGTCGACCTGGACCTGACGGGCAGCCCGATCGTCTCGGGAACCCCTGTGGACGGTGTGCGGCCCGGCCGCCGCGTCCCCGACACCGCGCTGTCCATGGTCTACGGGCGGGAGGCCGACAGCCTCCACGGCTACGTTGCCGCCGGACGGCACACCGTCGTCGTGCTCGGCGTCTCCGGCACCGACACCGTCGCGGTGCGGGCGGCCGAGACGGCGGCGGCGCGTCACGCGGGCACGGCGGGCAGCAACGTCGACGTACTGCTGATCCGGCCGTCCGACCGCAGTGACGCCTTCTCCGTTCCCACGGCACTGCCCGCCCACGATGTCGCCGCCGGCCGGTACGGCACCATCACCCAGGCCCTGTACGTCCGGCCCGACGGGGTCGTCGGCGCGCGGGTCTCCCTCGACCGCCCGGGCCGCATCGCCGAGCTCCTCGCCGGAATCCCGGTCGGCGGTGAGCAGGACCGTGTTCCGCACATCTTGTGAGACCCGCTCCGCGGGCCGTCGCCGGGGCCCCTGGTTCGTCCTCCTCTTCACTCTGCTCCTCGCGGCAAACGCCGTCGTCATCGGCGCGGACGTCGGCGACCGGCTGCTCGGCGGCGGGACCGACGATCCGTCCTCCGCCTCGTCCCGTGCGGGCGCCCTGCTGGAAGCCCATTTCCCGTCGAGCGCCCCCGATCTGGTGCTGCTGGTCCGCGGCGAGGACGGCGCCGGGGTCGACAGCGAGCAGGTGGCCGCACAGGGAGCCCGGCTGGCCGAGCGCCTCGCCTTCGAGCCGCGGGTCTCCGGGGTCGTCTCGTACTGGCAGACCGGCTCCGAGCGCCTGCGGTCCGCCGACCGCTCCGAGGCGCTGATCCTCGCGCACCTCGAAGGCGACGACGACACGGCCACCAGGACCTACGACCGGCTGGCACCGCTCTACCGGGGCAGCCCGCCCGACGCGGACGCGCTGGACGTCTCCCTGGGCGGCGGCGTGGCAGTGCAGCAGGAGATCCAGACGACCATCGAGGCCGATCTGCTCACCGCCGAACTCATCGCCCTGCCACTGACCCTGATCATCCTGGTCCTCGTCTTCGGCGGTGCCGTCGCGGCGCTCCTGCCGCTCGGCGTGGGCGTGCTGGCCATCCTCGGCACGAACGCCGTGCTGCGCCTGCTCACCTCCGTCACCGAGGTCTCCGTCTTCGCGCAGAACCTCACCACGGCGCTCGGCCTGGGCCTGGCCATCGACTACGCCCTGCTCATCGTGCGGCGCTTCCGCGAGGAGCTGCACCAGAGAGCGGACCCCCGCACGGCGGTCCGCACGACGCTGCGCACAGCGGGGCGCGCGGTCCTCTTCTCCGCCCTGACCGTCGCGGTCTCGCTGGCCGCGATGCTGGTCTTCCCCCTGTACTTCCTGCGTTCCTTCGCCTACGCGGGCCTCAGCGTCGTCCTGCTCGCCGCAGCCGCTTCCCTCATCGTGCTGCCGGCCGTGCTGCTCCTGCTGGGACACCGGGTGGACGCCCTCCGCCTGCGCCGGAGGACACTGCGGACCCGCCGGGAGGGCGGCCTGGTCGAGCGGGTGGTGCGCCGCCCGTACCGGTACGCCGTCACCGTCGCCGCCCTGCTGGTCGCCGCCGGAGTGCCCTTCCTCCAGGTCGAGTTCGGTACCGCCGACGACCGCCAGCTGCCCGCTGCCTCGGAGTCCCGCCTGGTCCAGGAGGCGATACGGGACGACTTCACCTCCAGCACCACCGGCGGGGTGGAGATCCTCGCCCGGGACGCGAAGGGACTCGACCGCTACGCGGCGGCGCTCTCCCTGCTCCCGCACGCCGCCGAGGTGGACACCCCGCTCGGCACCTACCGCGACGGCCGCAGGAAGGACGCCGCCACCCCGGCCGACGCATCGCGTGCGGCCGACGGACTGGTGCATCTGTCCGTGGTCCCGGAGAAGGGCGTGGAGGACGTGTCGCCGGAGAGCCGGCGCCTCGTGGAGGGCGTGCGGGCCGCCTCGTCGGGATTCGAGGCACTCGAACCCCTCGCCGGCGGACGGGCAGCGGTCCTGGAGGACAGCAAGCAGGCCATAGCCGACGGCCTGCCCGCCGCCGGGCTGCTCATCGCCGGTACCTCCCTCCTGCTCGTCTTCCTGCTCACGGGGAGTCTGCTGATCCCGCTTCTCTCCGTGGCGTCGGGGGCGCTCAGCCTCACCGCCATGTTCGGCCTGGTGGTGTGGGTGTTCCAGGACGGGCATCTGTCCGGACTGCTCGGATTCACGCCCACGGGCACCATCGAGGCGACCCTGCCGGTGCTGATGTTCTGCATCGCGTTCGGCCTCTCCATGGACTACGGCGTCTTCCTCCTGTCCCGCATGAAGGAGGAGTACGACCGCACCGGTGACCCCCGGCTGGCCATCGTCACCGGCGTGCGCCGTACCAGCGGTGTCATCACCGCGGCCGCGCTGATCATCGCCGTGGTCTTCGTCGCCATCGGCACCTCGCAGATCACCAACAGCAAGATGCTCGGCCTGGGCGCCGCCCTCGCCGTCCTCGTGGACGCCACCGTCGTCCGGGGCCTCCTCGTCCCTGCCGTCATGCGGATCGGCGGGCGCGCCACCTGGTGGGCCCCTGCCCCTCTGGCGCGCTTCCAGCGGCGTTTCGGCCTGCGTGAGGATCTCTCCGCCACCCCGGCCCCGGATCAGCGGACACCCACCGAACCCGTACTGGAGACAGTCAGATGAACACCCCCGATCCCGGCCCACGGCACGGCCGTGTGGTGGTGACCGGCGCGACCGGCCTCCTCGGAACCGCCGTCGTCAACCAGCTCCTAGGCGAGGGAAGGGAGGTGACGGCGCTGGTACGCGACACCACCAAAGCCGCCCGCCAGTTCCCCGCGCACCCGAAGCTGACCGTCGTCACGGCGGACATCCGGAAGCCGGAGACGTACCGCGGGGCACTGCCCGGCGCGGCCGCGGTGATCCACACCGCCGCCTACTTCCGCGAGTACTACCTCCCCGAGGCCGACCTGCCCCGGCTCTTCGCCACCAACGTCGACGCCGTCACCGCGCTCCTGCGGGAGGCGGTCGCCGCGGGTGTGCCCGCCCTCGTACAGACCAGCTCCGTCAACACCCTCGGTGCGGGGACGGAGGAGGACCCGGCGAGCGAGTCGGCCGACCCGCCACCGGACTGGGAGCGCAACGCCTACCGGGCCAGCAAGGTCCGTGCGGAGGCCGCCATCCGCGCCTTCGCTCGGGAGCCCGGGCACGCGGGCCGGATCCGGGTCCCGATCGTCCTCCCCGGCTGGATGTGGGGCCCGGCCGACGCCGGCCCCACCTCCGCGGGCCGGCTCTTCCTCGCCGTCGCGCAGCGGGGCATCAAAGCCGTGCCCCGTGCGGGAAATCACGTGGTGGATGCCCGCGACGTGGCGTACGCCCTGGTCCGGGCGGCCGATCAGGGCGAGCACCTGCGGCGTTACATCGTCGCGGGCCGATGGCTGTCCCTCTCGGGGACCTGCGCGGCGATAGCCCGCGCCACGGGGGCTCCGGCCCCCAAGGAGGTCCCCGCCCGGGCGGCCATCGCGTTCGCGACCGTCCTGGAGACCAAGGCCAGGCTGCTCGGCACTCCGCCCGTCGTCACCCGTGAGGGGGTGCGGGCCCTGCTCGACGGCAACCGCACACGGATCACTTCGGCACGGGCCCAGCGGGAGCTCGGCGTCACCTTCCGCCCACTGGCCCGGACCCTCGCGGACACCGCCGCCTGGTACCACCGCGCCGGCCTGCTCGACCATGTGACCCCAGAGGAGAGTGCCGCGTGAATTCCGCCAGGATCAGCCGGCTGCGGACCGTCCTGCTCGGTGCGGCGGCGGCGCTGCTCGCCGTCACCCCGGTCTACTGGGCGAACGCCGTCACGGAGTCGCCCGGGACGAGCGCGGGCCGCGCGACGGATGAGAACACCCAGCAGCGGAAGAAGACATGGACGCTCGACAAGGGCATATCCGACATCCCTGTCAGCTTCACCGTCCGCAACATCAACCGGACCAAGGCCTCCTGCCCGGTCGACGGCCTCACCTACACCGTCCGCGGGCACCTCACCGCTCCCACCCGGCTCCTGGAGAGCAAGGGCGCGGTGAGGGCCATCACCCTCTACCAGCACGGCATCGCAGCGGGCGAGTGGTACTGGCGGGTCGAGGCCGACGGCTACCACCACGCGGAGGAACTGGCCGCGCGGGGCCACGCCTCGCTCACCATCGACCGCATCGGTTACGACACCAGTGACACCCTCGACGGCCTTGCCACCTGCATCGGCGGTCAGGCCGACATCACCCACCAGATCGTCCAACAGCTGCGCGAAGGAACGTACCGAAGCGGGGGCACCGGGAAGGGCGGCACCTCGGGCGCGTTCGACAAGGTCTTCCTCGCCGGCCAGTCCAACGGCGGCCAGATAGCGCAGATCGCGGCCTACTCCTTCCGCGACATCGACGGCCTCGTCCTCATGGACTGGACGGACCGCGGACTCACCCCCCAGGCCAACGCCCGCTTCTTCTCCTCCCTCCAGACCTGCCTCCGGGGCGGGACGAAGGGATACGTCTACTACGACCTGGGGCCCGCCGAATTCCGTTCGGGCAACTTCCACGACACGGACCCGGCCGTCCTCGACCTCGCCGTGCCGCACCAGAACCGCCACCCCTGCGGCGACATGGTCTCCCAGCTCGGCGCGGTCCTCGTCGACCTGCGCGAGCTGCCGACCATCACCGTGCCCGTCCTCTTCATGTACGGGGAGAAGGACGCCCGCGTGGAGGGCGGCGAGGAACACCGCGCGCTCTTCACCGGCGCGAAGAACACCCAACTGGTCGAGATCCCGGACGCCGGCCACTACATGGGCATGGCCCGCCAGGCCCCCCTGGTGCACGACACCCTCGCCGACTGGCTCGACCGC contains:
- a CDS encoding FAD-dependent monooxygenase, with translation MTRSPTPRVLIVGAGPTGLTAACTLLRHGVKVRVVDRRHGPTGAPKALILWSGALEVLDRLETAVAIGERSLPLTGASYWSRGRRIAGLGFGALRGTRFPGPLCVPQPVTEELLYERLIQLGGTVEWSTEAESVTVEAEEAAVVLNGPDGDRSTARAPWLIAADGAHSKVREALGIPFEGSTYARDFLLGDGLLEATGATPLPPAEAQYHLTPDGVLVVVALPEGGHRVFFDLPAGSGEGPPDDAELQQLLDARGPGGWTLTSTAWTSRFRVHTKVAAAFRSGPVLLAGDAAHCHSPAGGQGLNTGVQDGYDLGWKLAAVCSGADPALLDSYEAERRPSAVRAVGNADRQTKLWLLRSVVSRFLRDTLLRRLSASGALEKRLVPELAQVDLDLTGSPIVSGTPVDGVRPGRRVPDTALSMVYGREADSLHGYVAAGRHTVVVLGVSGTDTVAVRAAETAAARHAGTAGSNVDVLLIRPSDRSDAFSVPTALPAHDVAAGRYGTITQALYVRPDGVVGARVSLDRPGRIAELLAGIPVGGEQDRVPHIL
- a CDS encoding MMPL family transporter, which produces MSRTVFRTSCETRSAGRRRGPWFVLLFTLLLAANAVVIGADVGDRLLGGGTDDPSSASSRAGALLEAHFPSSAPDLVLLVRGEDGAGVDSEQVAAQGARLAERLAFEPRVSGVVSYWQTGSERLRSADRSEALILAHLEGDDDTATRTYDRLAPLYRGSPPDADALDVSLGGGVAVQQEIQTTIEADLLTAELIALPLTLIILVLVFGGAVAALLPLGVGVLAILGTNAVLRLLTSVTEVSVFAQNLTTALGLGLAIDYALLIVRRFREELHQRADPRTAVRTTLRTAGRAVLFSALTVAVSLAAMLVFPLYFLRSFAYAGLSVVLLAAAASLIVLPAVLLLLGHRVDALRLRRRTLRTRREGGLVERVVRRPYRYAVTVAALLVAAGVPFLQVEFGTADDRQLPAASESRLVQEAIRDDFTSSTTGGVEILARDAKGLDRYAAALSLLPHAAEVDTPLGTYRDGRRKDAATPADASRAADGLVHLSVVPEKGVEDVSPESRRLVEGVRAASSGFEALEPLAGGRAAVLEDSKQAIADGLPAAGLLIAGTSLLLVFLLTGSLLIPLLSVASGALSLTAMFGLVVWVFQDGHLSGLLGFTPTGTIEATLPVLMFCIAFGLSMDYGVFLLSRMKEEYDRTGDPRLAIVTGVRRTSGVITAAALIIAVVFVAIGTSQITNSKMLGLGAALAVLVDATVVRGLLVPAVMRIGGRATWWAPAPLARFQRRFGLREDLSATPAPDQRTPTEPVLETVR
- a CDS encoding NAD-dependent epimerase/dehydratase family protein, coding for MNTPDPGPRHGRVVVTGATGLLGTAVVNQLLGEGREVTALVRDTTKAARQFPAHPKLTVVTADIRKPETYRGALPGAAAVIHTAAYFREYYLPEADLPRLFATNVDAVTALLREAVAAGVPALVQTSSVNTLGAGTEEDPASESADPPPDWERNAYRASKVRAEAAIRAFAREPGHAGRIRVPIVLPGWMWGPADAGPTSAGRLFLAVAQRGIKAVPRAGNHVVDARDVAYALVRAADQGEHLRRYIVAGRWLSLSGTCAAIARATGAPAPKEVPARAAIAFATVLETKARLLGTPPVVTREGVRALLDGNRTRITSARAQRELGVTFRPLARTLADTAAWYHRAGLLDHVTPEESAA
- a CDS encoding alpha/beta hydrolase, which encodes MNSARISRLRTVLLGAAAALLAVTPVYWANAVTESPGTSAGRATDENTQQRKKTWTLDKGISDIPVSFTVRNINRTKASCPVDGLTYTVRGHLTAPTRLLESKGAVRAITLYQHGIAAGEWYWRVEADGYHHAEELAARGHASLTIDRIGYDTSDTLDGLATCIGGQADITHQIVQQLREGTYRSGGTGKGGTSGAFDKVFLAGQSNGGQIAQIAAYSFRDIDGLVLMDWTDRGLTPQANARFFSSLQTCLRGGTKGYVYYDLGPAEFRSGNFHDTDPAVLDLAVPHQNRHPCGDMVSQLGAVLVDLRELPTITVPVLFMYGEKDARVEGGEEHRALFTGAKNTQLVEIPDAGHYMGMARQAPLVHDTLADWLDRR